In Gemmatimonadaceae bacterium, the following are encoded in one genomic region:
- a CDS encoding M28 family peptidase: protein MADSTSARDVSRLPANHSSAVPQGLPAEADVAAARALLLRLAQHPRNAGSAAESDARTICTDELHGLGFDVREQVFEFSQFPGRWAPTIGAVYMAILAFAASHAAAGHSAPVPGLLILVGGFAILGVGGSWVARHGTTRIPWLRSRSVNLIATRADKSYGQPSRWLVAHLDTKSQTVPMLARIVSVILSVVLFAVLTVLLFASALALDSPPPANPGGDASQTSLSSMNLAINVVACLAGLSTIPMMLCIVGNRSRGALDNASGVAAVLMAARQLDGSRAVGVLISSAEELGLAGARAFVNERPGGQIALNCDTIDDDGHFICMMKGKSGASGLAGAIRRAAARYGNEIQIRGMLPGVLADNVAFSDAGWDSLTLSRGNIATLALVHTEGDRPDDIEGTGIAQAARLLAATMEELT, encoded by the coding sequence TTGGCTGATTCGACATCGGCCAGGGATGTGAGCCGATTGCCGGCGAACCATTCATCGGCTGTCCCGCAGGGACTGCCGGCTGAGGCCGATGTTGCCGCTGCACGGGCACTCCTGCTACGGCTTGCTCAACATCCTCGAAATGCGGGGAGCGCCGCCGAGAGCGATGCGCGAACGATCTGCACTGATGAGTTGCACGGTCTGGGTTTCGATGTACGAGAACAGGTTTTCGAGTTCTCGCAATTTCCGGGACGGTGGGCACCAACCATCGGCGCGGTCTACATGGCGATATTGGCATTTGCTGCCAGCCACGCGGCTGCCGGTCACTCCGCGCCGGTCCCCGGCCTGCTGATTCTTGTCGGGGGATTTGCGATCCTTGGCGTTGGTGGCTCCTGGGTTGCTCGACATGGCACGACTCGCATTCCGTGGCTCAGATCGCGATCGGTGAATCTGATTGCAACACGCGCTGACAAGTCATACGGGCAACCTTCCCGCTGGCTCGTGGCGCACCTCGACACAAAGTCGCAGACAGTTCCAATGCTCGCACGAATCGTGAGCGTGATCCTTTCGGTCGTGCTGTTCGCGGTGCTCACCGTACTTCTCTTCGCCAGCGCGCTTGCGCTTGACTCGCCACCGCCCGCCAATCCGGGAGGGGATGCGTCTCAGACGTCGCTATCGTCGATGAACCTGGCAATAAACGTTGTTGCCTGCCTTGCGGGATTATCGACGATACCGATGATGCTCTGCATTGTCGGCAACAGATCGAGAGGTGCTCTCGACAACGCCAGCGGGGTTGCCGCGGTACTCATGGCGGCGCGTCAACTCGATGGAAGCCGCGCCGTGGGCGTGCTCATCTCGAGCGCCGAAGAGCTTGGTCTTGCCGGCGCACGCGCTTTCGTGAATGAACGGCCCGGGGGACAGATCGCACTCAACTGCGACACGATCGATGATGACGGTCACTTTATATGCATGATGAAAGGGAAGTCAGGTGCGTCCGGACTTGCGGGCGCCATCAGGCGCGCAGCGGCCCGCTATGGAAATGAAATCCAGATTCGTGGAATGCTGCCGGGGGTGCTCGCTGACAATGTGGCCTTCAGCGACGCAGGATGGGATTCGCTCACCTTGAGCCGTGGAAACATCGCGACACTGGCACTCGTACATACAGAAGGCGATCGACCCGACGATATCGAAGGGACCGGGATCGCTCAGGCGGCCCGGCTGCTCGCGGCCACAATGGAGGAGCTTACGTAA
- the trpS gene encoding tryptophan--tRNA ligase has translation MTASRIFSGIQPSGELHIGNYLGAVKNWVALQHEYESYFCIVDYHAITAPYEPHELRRRTRDMAVSLLAAGVDPDRCTMFVQSAVPEHTELGWIFNTITPLGELERQTQFKDKSSRQDSIAAGLLMYPVLQAADILLYKANLVPVGEDQVQHLELSREISRRWNAKFAVGGTQGSDADFAVADLGVAAPEAKVAAPQANVATPHAGIAPPDAEGEPGFFPEPQPLLTPTRRIMGLDGKAKMSKSLGNTVGLLEKPEEIWTKLRPAVTDPARVRRTDPGTPEVCNIYQLHRAFSAPSTVEHVAIQCRTAGWGCIDCKRVLLASMEIELGPIRAKAAEIIANPTRLDDVLGDGGASARKVAQVTMRETRARMGLG, from the coding sequence ATGACCGCGTCACGGATCTTCAGCGGAATTCAGCCCTCGGGCGAATTGCACATCGGCAATTACCTGGGCGCGGTAAAGAACTGGGTCGCACTGCAGCATGAATACGAGTCGTATTTCTGCATTGTCGACTACCATGCGATCACCGCGCCCTATGAGCCTCACGAGCTGCGACGCCGCACGCGCGACATGGCGGTGTCGCTGCTTGCAGCGGGCGTCGATCCGGACAGATGCACAATGTTCGTTCAGTCGGCCGTGCCGGAACATACCGAGCTTGGCTGGATTTTCAACACGATCACCCCCCTTGGCGAACTGGAGCGGCAGACCCAGTTCAAGGATAAGTCAAGCCGGCAGGACAGTATTGCGGCGGGGCTTCTCATGTATCCGGTTTTGCAGGCGGCAGATATTCTGCTGTACAAAGCGAACCTGGTTCCGGTGGGTGAAGACCAGGTTCAGCACCTCGAGCTATCGCGCGAAATTTCGCGCCGCTGGAACGCGAAGTTTGCTGTGGGTGGTACGCAAGGAAGTGATGCTGACTTTGCTGTCGCTGATCTGGGCGTTGCCGCGCCTGAGGCTAAGGTCGCTGCGCCTCAGGCTAACGTGGCCACCCCTCACGCTGGCATCGCCCCGCCTGATGCTGAGGGAGAACCTGGATTTTTTCCCGAGCCCCAACCGCTGCTGACTCCAACCCGGCGGATCATGGGGCTCGACGGGAAAGCGAAGATGTCGAAGTCGCTTGGCAACACCGTCGGTCTCCTCGAGAAGCCGGAAGAGATCTGGACCAAATTGCGTCCCGCGGTGACAGATCCAGCAAGAGTTCGCCGAACCGACCCCGGCACACCGGAGGTCTGCAACATATATCAGCTCCACCGTGCGTTCAGCGCGCCCTCGACGGTAGAGCACGTCGCCATCCAGTGCCGTACTGCCGGCTGGGGATGCATCGATTGCAAGAGAGTACTGCTGGCCTCGATGGAAATCGAGCTCGGGCCTATTCGCGCTAAAGCCGCAGAAATCATTGCCAACCCAACCCGGCTCGACGACGTGCTCGGCGATGGGGGCGCCAGTGCCCGGAAGGTCGCGCAGGTGACAATGCGCGAGACGCGGGCGCGAATGGGTCTTGGCTGA
- a CDS encoding DUF456 domain-containing protein, with the protein MAIVILGVVLLGSLVLIALGLPGLWVMIATAVGYNFLVGGWPIGWFTLIGITVLGIVAEVIEFGMAGKYARKYGGSRRASWGAIIGGIVGALMGFPLPIVGPLIGAFAGSFVGALAGEMSLGKSHGDSTRVATGALIGRAVATAMKIGVGCAIASWILFAAMR; encoded by the coding sequence ATGGCGATCGTAATTCTTGGTGTCGTTCTGCTCGGTTCGCTTGTTCTCATCGCACTCGGGCTTCCCGGCCTGTGGGTGATGATAGCCACTGCTGTCGGCTACAACTTCCTCGTCGGTGGATGGCCGATCGGCTGGTTCACGCTCATCGGCATCACCGTTCTGGGTATCGTAGCTGAGGTGATCGAGTTCGGAATGGCGGGCAAGTACGCGCGCAAGTACGGTGGTTCGCGGCGGGCAAGCTGGGGTGCAATCATCGGTGGTATTGTGGGCGCGCTGATGGGCTTCCCATTGCCGATCGTCGGACCTTTGATAGGTGCGTTTGCCGGCAGTTTCGTTGGTGCGCTGGCAGGAGAAATGAGTCTGGGGAAAAGCCACGGGGATTCCACCCGCGTGGCTACGGGTGCGCTGATCGGCCGGGCCGTCGCAACCGCGATGAAAATCGGTGTGGGATGCGCCATTGCATCGTGGATTTTGTTCGCGGCAATGCGATAA